A genomic window from Bubalus bubalis isolate 160015118507 breed Murrah chromosome X, NDDB_SH_1, whole genome shotgun sequence includes:
- the LOC102390123 gene encoding ferritin heavy chain-like gives MMPTPPSQVRQNYRLECEAALNCHAALEFHASFQCLALAFYLDCDDVGLKHFYRFFLLRSHEHSKTAESLMFLQNQRGGRVSFFDIRKPETQQWESALQAMQDTLHLEKCVNQSLLDLHKLATDSSDAHLCDFLETGYLDQQVKFIKELGDHVSNLSNVGSPEGSLAEYFFDKLTLGDGDKED, from the coding sequence ATGATGCCCACACCGCCCTCACAGGTTCGTCAGAACTACCGCCTTGAGTGTGAGGCCGCGCTCAACTGCCACGCTGCCCTGGAGTTCCACGCCTCCTTCCAGTGCCTGGCCCTGGCCTTCTACCTCGACTGTGATGATGTGGGCTTGAAGCACTTCTACCGCTTCTTCCTGCTCCGCTCTCACGAGCACAGCAAGACAGCCGAGAGCCTGATGTTCCTGCAGAACCAGCGTGGGGGCCGCGTCTCCTTCTTCGACATCAGAAAGCCTGAGACCCAGCAGTGGGAGAGTGCACTCCAGGCCATGCAAGACACCCTGCACCTGGAGAAGTGCGTCAACCAGAGCCTGCTCGACCTGCACAAGCTGGCCACCGACAGCAGCGACGCCCATCTGTGCGACTTCCTGGAGACTGGCTACCTGGACCAGCAGGTCAAGTTCATCAAGGAGCTGGGAGATCATGTCAGCAACCTGAGCAACGTGGGGTCCCCGGAAGGCAGCCTGGCAGAGTACTTCTTTGACAAGCTCACCTTGGGCGACGGCGACAAGGAGGACTGA